GCTCCGGCCGCAGACCTGACCGGCCTCATCGCCCAGGCTTCCGAAGGCAAGGGCGGCATGAAGGACAACCCCGACTCCGATGCAGACATCGTGTCCCTGCAGCATATGGTGCTTTTCGGTCTGAAGGGCCTGTCCGCCTACGCCGACCACGCCAACATCCTGGGCGTGGAGAACAAGGAAATCTACGACTGGATCCACGAATCCATGGCCGCCGCCACCAAGCCCGGCCTGGGCATGGACTGGTGGTTCAACGCCTGCGTGAAGACCGGCCAGGTCAACCTGCTGGCCATGGAAGCCCTGGACAAGGCCAACACCGAGACCTACGGCCACCCCAAGCCCACCGCCGTCACCCTGGGCCAGCGCAAGAACAAGGCCATCCTCATCACCGGCCATGACCTCAAGGACCTGGAAGAGCTCCTGAAGCAGACCCAGGGCAAGGGCATCGACGTCTACACCCACGGCGAGATGCTGCCCTGCCACGGCTACCCCAAGCTCAAGGAAACCTATCCGCACCTCTACGGCCACTTCGGCACCGCCTGGCAGAACCAGCAGAAGGAATTCGCCCAGTTCCCCGGCGCGATCCTCTTCACCACCAACTGCCTGATGAAGCCCGCCCAGTCCTACGCGGACAACGTCTTCACCCACGGCCTGGTGGGCTTCCCCGGCATCAAGCACGTCGAGACCTACGACTTCTCCCCGGTGATCGAGCACGCCCTGAAGATGCCCGGCTTCACCGCCGACGTCCCCGGCAAGCAGGTGCTCACCGGCTTCGCCCGCAACGCTGTGCTGGGAGTGGCCGACAAGGTCATCGAGGCCGTGAAGTCCGGCGCCATCAAGCGCTTCTTCCTGGTGGCCGGCTGCGACGGCGCCAAGCCCGGCCGCAACTACTACACTGAGTTCGTTGAGAAGCTGCCCAAGGATACCGTGGTCCTGACCCTGGCTTGCGGCAAGTTCCGCTTCTTCGACAAGGACCTGGGCGACATCGGCGGCATCCCGCGCCTTCTGGACATGGGCCAGTGCAACGACGCCTACTCCGCCATCCAGGTGGCCGTGGCCCTCGCGAACGCTTTCAACTGCGGCGTCAACGACCTGCCCTTGTCCATGATCCTCTCCTGGTACGAGCAGAAGGCCGTGGCCATCCTGCTCACCCTGGTGGCCCTGGGTATCAAGGACATCCGCCTTGGGCCCACGCTGCCTGCCTTCGTCACCCCCAACGTGCTGAAGGTTCTGGTGGACAAGCTGAACATCATGCCCATCACCACCCCGGACCAGGACATTAAGGCCATCCTCGGCTAACCCCAACCCACCAACGCAATCCCATCCTCACCACCCGGGCGGCCGGCGCGAAAGCGCCGGCCGTTCGCGTTTTTCCGGCCCTGCGCGGGACGCGGCTGCGGCGAACGCCCGGCGAGCGCGCGGATGGACGAGAACCGGCGCGAGAGGGTCGATGAGGCGCAACTCATGGCGGCTGCACTTGATCAGAAGCGGAAAGAGGGTCATGAAGGTGAGGGACCGGACCGTGCCGGAAGGACGTTTCCGTCTCGGTCAAAGTCGTTTCGTGATCCGTTTCAGTCCGTCCACGCCCTCGACCTGAAGGAGCCGCATGGTGCGCCTCTTAGCTGGTATCCGAGCCATCTGCGCCGCTTTCTGCGTGCTCGCGCTGTCCACGCCGGCCCTGGCGGGCACCCCGGTCAAGGTCGGGGTCTACAACTTCGCTCCGCTGCTGTTCTACGAAAACGGCCAGGCCCAGGGCCTGTTCGTGGACGTGCTCAGGGACGTGGCCGCCAAGCAGCAGTGGGATCTCGAATTCGTGTTCGGTTCCTGGCCCGAATGCCTCTCCAGGCTTGAAAAAAACGAGATAGACATCCTGCTGTGCATGGGGTGGTCCGAGGAGAGGGAAGGAAAGTTCGATTTCTCCAAGGAGTACCTTTTCCTGGACTGGGGGGTGATCTACCGCCGCAAGGGAGCGCCCATCCATACCCTGTTCGACCTGGCGGACAGCGATTACGATCTCAAGAATAAATATGATTTCCGGCACATCGGTGGAAAGCGGGAATCCTCGCCGGGCAAGGGAACCCGCTTCACTATCGAACTGCCTCTCCACGAGAGCAGGCCGTGAACGAGGTAGCCTCTCTCGGACTCATCGGCCTGGGTTTCGGCGCGGGAGCCTTCGGCACCCTCATCGGGGCGGGCGGCGGATTCGTGCTCATGCCGATCCTCATGGTGCTCTATCCCGGCGATCCGGCCGAAACCCTCACCAGCATCTCGCTGGCCGTCGTGTTCTTCAACGCCCTTTCCGGCACCGAGGCGTACGCTCTGGCCCGGCGCATCGACTACCGCTCCGCCCTGCTGTTCTCGGCCGCCGCCCTGCCCGGGGCGGTGCTCGGGGCGCTGAACACCTCGGCCGTGCCCAGGCGCGCATTCGACGCCCTCTTCGGCGTGCTCCTGCTGGCCGGCGCGGCCTTCCTGGCCTTCAGGAGGCCCGCAGGGAACTCCAAGGGCTCCAAGATTCCGGGCAAGACGGTGCGCACCATCACCGACGCCCACGGCAACACCTGGACCTACCGCTTCAGCCCTGCCCTTGGAGCTGGGCTGTCCATGCTGGTGGGATACGCCTCCAGCTTCCTGGGCATCGGCGGCGGAATCATCCACGTGCCGCTCATGGTCTACCTGCTGGGTTTTCCCGTGCACGTGGCCACGGCCACCTCGCACTGCATCCTGGCCGCAATGTCGCTCTCGGGTGTGATGACGCACATCATCACCGGCGCGTTTCACCAGGGCGTCCACCGCACAACGGCCCTGGCCATCGGCGTGGTGATCGGGGCGCAGCTCGGGGCCAGGCTCTCCGAGCGCGTCGGCGGTGGAGCCATCGTGCGCCTGCTGGCCGGAGGACTCGGCCTTCTCGGCGTGCGGGTGCTTCTCCTGGCCACGGGAGTTTGGAAATAAGCAGCGAAAAATTTCGCCCGGTGTGACGCACGTCACAGGCGTGTGCCCCCGAGGGGCTTATTGTCGGGTCAACACGCGAGTGGAGGAACACAAGACATGAAAGCGATACGCAAGATCGTGGAGATAGACGAAGAGCTGTGCAACGGCTGCGGCGAGTGCATTCCGAACTGCGCCGAGGGGGCCATGTACATCGAGAACGGCAAGGCCAAGCTCAAGGCCGACAAGCTGTGCGACGGACTGGGCGCCTGCCTGGGCCACTGCCCCATGGGCGCCCTCAAGGTGATCGAGCGCGAGGCCGACGAATTCGATGAAGAGGCCGTGCACCACGAACTGGAAGCCATGAAGCAGGCCGAAGCGGCCCCCACCCTGGGATGCGGCTGCCCCGGCTCCAGCATGATGACCATGACCCGTCCCGCCGCTAGCGGCGGTTGCCCCGGATCGCGCGCGGCCAGCCTGAACCGCACCCCGGCCGCACCGGCTCCGGACGCCTCCACCAAGGAGTCCTACCTGGGACACTGGCCTGTGAAGCTGCGCCTGGTCCCGCCCGAGGCTCCCTTCCTGCGCGGAGCCGAAGTGATCATCTCTGCCGACTGCGCTCCCGTGGCCCTGCCCGATTTCAACAGCCGACTGGGCGGCAAGGTGGTCATGATCGCCTGCCCCAAATTTGACGACCCCCAGCCCTACCTGCAGAAGCTGGTGCAGATGTTCAGGTCCTCCGGGGTCAAGAAGGTCCAGGTGCTGCGCATGGAAGTGCCCTGCTGCACCGGGCTGGCCACTCTGGTGAAGCAGGCCGCCGACATCGCTGGGACCGGCGTGCCGGTCGAAGACCTGGTTGTCACCCGCACCGGCGAAGTGAAGGCCGCCGAGGCCCTGGGCCGGTTGTTCTAAGACGATTTGACGATGCGGCGCCAGGCGGGGTTCGGGACGGCGTCCGGAACCCCGCCTGGGGCAGCAAAGAGGGGCTGCTCACGAAACGGAAAATGAAGCACGCCACGCCTGTGGCGACAGTTGCTACGGCCTGGGCTTGCCCGTGCCGATCTTGGCGCTGCTCTGCGCCACAGGCAATCGCCGTCAGGTTGATATTGCTGGGAACATTGAATAGTTTGCAGGCCAGCCCAGGCGCTTCCCGGATAATCACACCCGCGGAAAAGCCCTTTTGAGCGGTCGATCGTACAGACAAGCCCACCCACGCATTGTTGCGTGAAATGTTGTTCCCAATCTCAATCTAACCACCCAGGTGGGCTGCC
The DNA window shown above is from Fundidesulfovibrio terrae and carries:
- a CDS encoding ATP-binding protein is translated as MKAIRKIVEIDEELCNGCGECIPNCAEGAMYIENGKAKLKADKLCDGLGACLGHCPMGALKVIEREADEFDEEAVHHELEAMKQAEAAPTLGCGCPGSSMMTMTRPAASGGCPGSRAASLNRTPAAPAPDASTKESYLGHWPVKLRLVPPEAPFLRGAEVIISADCAPVALPDFNSRLGGKVVMIACPKFDDPQPYLQKLVQMFRSSGVKKVQVLRMEVPCCTGLATLVKQAADIAGTGVPVEDLVVTRTGEVKAAEALGRLF
- a CDS encoding sulfite exporter TauE/SafE family protein encodes the protein MNEVASLGLIGLGFGAGAFGTLIGAGGGFVLMPILMVLYPGDPAETLTSISLAVVFFNALSGTEAYALARRIDYRSALLFSAAALPGAVLGALNTSAVPRRAFDALFGVLLLAGAAFLAFRRPAGNSKGSKIPGKTVRTITDAHGNTWTYRFSPALGAGLSMLVGYASSFLGIGGGIIHVPLMVYLLGFPVHVATATSHCILAAMSLSGVMTHIITGAFHQGVHRTTALAIGVVIGAQLGARLSERVGGGAIVRLLAGGLGLLGVRVLLLATGVWK
- a CDS encoding transporter substrate-binding domain-containing protein, coding for MVRLLAGIRAICAAFCVLALSTPALAGTPVKVGVYNFAPLLFYENGQAQGLFVDVLRDVAAKQQWDLEFVFGSWPECLSRLEKNEIDILLCMGWSEEREGKFDFSKEYLFLDWGVIYRRKGAPIHTLFDLADSDYDLKNKYDFRHIGGKRESSPGKGTRFTIELPLHESRP
- the hcp gene encoding hydroxylamine reductase; amino-acid sequence: MFCYQCEQTSHGKVCDKIGVCSKDETTSNLQDLLVYTLRGLSLVAEEGRKVGVVDAAVDRHLPAMLFSTLTNVNFNPERFKAWIKQTVDLRESLKGKVKAAGGAIPTHASVAFAPAADLTGLIAQASEGKGGMKDNPDSDADIVSLQHMVLFGLKGLSAYADHANILGVENKEIYDWIHESMAAATKPGLGMDWWFNACVKTGQVNLLAMEALDKANTETYGHPKPTAVTLGQRKNKAILITGHDLKDLEELLKQTQGKGIDVYTHGEMLPCHGYPKLKETYPHLYGHFGTAWQNQQKEFAQFPGAILFTTNCLMKPAQSYADNVFTHGLVGFPGIKHVETYDFSPVIEHALKMPGFTADVPGKQVLTGFARNAVLGVADKVIEAVKSGAIKRFFLVAGCDGAKPGRNYYTEFVEKLPKDTVVLTLACGKFRFFDKDLGDIGGIPRLLDMGQCNDAYSAIQVAVALANAFNCGVNDLPLSMILSWYEQKAVAILLTLVALGIKDIRLGPTLPAFVTPNVLKVLVDKLNIMPITTPDQDIKAILG